One part of the Lotus japonicus ecotype B-129 chromosome 2, LjGifu_v1.2 genome encodes these proteins:
- the LOC130739297 gene encoding uncharacterized protein LOC130739297 isoform X2 has protein sequence MDNCPSSKHTASEENRSSCKEMTRKGEDIEGTCIQDSDSRSTINSPDRSTYSHDESSGKDFSGSSSNSISTSCSGNDSEEEDDDGCLDDWEAVADALYANDKSHSVVSESPAEHEAECRYTVLEDDKNPRVDFSKADFKSEVPESKPNRRAWKPDDTLRPRCLPNLSKQRNSPLNSNWRGSRKTVPWAWQTIISQPSQCPICYEDLDVTDSSFLPCSCGFHLCLFCHKKILEADARCPSCRKLYDHVDGNVGLNIGAKAFRITQSCRTGTGW, from the coding sequence ATGGATAATTGTCCATCATCTAAGCACACTGCCAGTGAGGAGAATCGATCATCGTGCAAGGAAATGACGAGGAAAGGAGAGGATATTGAAGGTACTTGCATCCAGGACAGCGATTCGAGATCCACGATAAACAGCCCTGATCGAAGTACTTACAGTCATGATGAGTCGTCAGGGAAGGATTTCTCTGGGAGCAGCAGCAACAGCATTAGTACTTCTTGCTCTGGGAATGACAGtgaggaggaagatgatgatggatgCCTTGATGACTGGGAGGCGGTCGCTGATGCTTTATACGCAAATGATAAGTCGCATTCTGTGGTTTCAGAGTCTCCTGCAGAACACGAGGCGGAGTGCCGCTATACTGTTCTGGAGGATGATAAGAATCCTAGAGTGGATTTCTCAAAAGCAGATTTCAAGTCAGAAGTTCCTGAGTCAAAACCGAATCGTCGAGCATGGAAGCCTGATGATACTCTTCGTCCTAGGTGTTTGCCCAACCTCTCAAAGCAACGTAATTCTCCATTAAACTCAAACTGGCGCGGTAGCCGCAAAACTGTACCTTGGGCATGGCAAACAATCATATCCCAACCTTCTCAATGTCCTATCTGTTATGAGGATTTAGACGTGACGGACTCCAGCTTTCTTCCTTGCTCATGTGGATTTCATTTGTGCCTTTTTTGTCACAAAAAGATCCTCGAGGCAGATGCGCGATGTCCGAGCTGCAGAAAACTATATGATCATGTAGATGGGAACGTTGGACTCAATATAGGAGCCAAAGCTTTCCGTATCACGCAATCATGCCGAACGGGTACGGGGTGGTAG
- the LOC130739299 gene encoding paired amphipathic helix protein Sin3-like 2, translating into MKRARDDIYSASASQFKRPFASSRGDSYGQSQVPGGGGGGGGAGGGSGGGGGGEATTSQKLTTNDALSYLKQVKDMFQDQREKYDLFLEVMKDFKAQRTDTAGVIARVKELFKGHNHLIFGFNTFLPKGYEITLDEDEAPAKKTVEFEEAISFVNKIKKRFQSDEHVYKSFLDILNMYRKEHKDIGEVYSEVATLFKDHRDLLEEFTRFLPDTSAAPSTQHAPFGRNSLQRFNERNSMTPMMRQMQVDKQRYRRDRLPSHDRDRDLSVEHPEMDDDKTMINLHKEQRKRDRRIRDQDERDPDLDNSRDLTSQRFLDKKKTVKKAEGYGLATDFTSYDDKDSLRGMYGEAFSFCEKVKEKLSSSDDYQTFLKCLNIFNNGIIKKNDLQNLVTDLLGKHSDLMDEFKDFLERCENIEGFLAGVMSKKSLSTDAHLSRSSKLEDKDKDQKREMDGAKEKDRYKEKYMGKSIQELDLSDCKRCTPSYRLLPSDYPIPTASQRSELGAQVLNDHWVSVTSGSEDYSFKHMRKNQYEESLFRCEDDRFELDLLLESVSSASKRAEELYNNINENKISVEALSRIEDHFTVLNLRCIERLYGDHGLDVIDILRKNPTHALPVILTRLKQKQEEWNRCRSDFNKVWAEIYAKNHYKSLDHRSFYFKQQDSKNLSTKSLVAEIKEIKEKLQKEDHIIQSIAAENRQPLIPHLEFEYSDGGIHEDLYKLVQYSCEEVFSSKELLNKIMRLWSTFLEPMLGVTSQSHGTERVEDRKAGHSSRNFAASNVGGDGSPHRDSISTNSRLPKSDKNEVDGRVTEVKNIHRTSVAANDKENGSVGGELVCRDDQLMDKGLKKVECSDKAGFSKQFASDEQGVKNNPSIAIRGENSLNRTNLDVSPGCVSAPSRPTDADDSVAKSQTVNLPLVEGGDIAAPVPVANGVLVENSKVKSHEESSGPCKVEKEEGELSPNGDSEEDFVAYRDSNAQSMAKSKHNIERRKYESRDREEECGPETGGDNDADADDEDSENVSEAGEDVSGSESAGDECFQEDHEEDDIEHDDVDGKAESEGEAEGMCDAQGGGDSSSLPLSERFLSSVKPLTKHVSAVSFAEEMKDSRVFYGNDDFYALFRLHQILYERILSAKINSMSAEMKWKAKDASSPDPYSRFMNALYNLLDGSVENSKFEDECRAITGNQSYVLFTLDKLIYKLIRQLQTVATDDEDSKLLQLYEYEKSRKPGKLNDSVYHANAHVILHEENIYRFQCSSTPPRLSIQLMDYMNEKPELSAVSIDPNFSFYLHNDFLSVLPGKKEPHGILLQRNKGKYGKLDDLSAICAAMEGVKVINGLECKIACNSSKISYVLDTQDFFFRPRTKRRTPSATTTSRSRKDREERYRRLLVSSS; encoded by the exons ATGAAGAGGGCAAGGGATGATATCTACTCTGCCTCTGCTTCTCAATTCAAACGCCCTTTCGCTTCCTCGCGCGGTGATTC CTATGGCCAATCCCAAGTCcctggaggaggaggaggaggaggaggagctggAGGTGgcagtggaggtggaggtggcggGGAAGCAACTACTTCCCAGAAGCTGACTACCAATGATGCGTTATCCTATTTGAAGCAAGTGAAAGACATGTTTCAGGATCAAAGGGAAAAATATGACTTGTTCCTTGAGGTCATGAAAGATTTCAAGGCCCAAAG GACTGACACTGCTGGTGTCATAGCAAGGGTGAAGGAGCTATTCAAAGGGCACAACCATTTGATTTTTGGGTTTAACACTTTCCTGCCAAAGGGATATGAGATAACACTTGATGAGGATGAGGCTCCTGCGAAGAAAACTGTTGAATTTGAAGAAGCTATTAGTTTTGTCAACAAGATAaag AAACGATTCCAAAGTGATGAACATGTCTACAAATCATTCTTGGACATTTTGAATATGTACCGCAAAGAGCACAAGGATATTGGTGAGGTTTACAGTGAG GTTGCTACCCTTTTTAAGGACCATCGAGATTTGCTTGAGGAGTTCACTAGATTCTTACCAGATACTTCTGCAGCGCCTTCTACACAGCATGCTCCATTTGGTAGAAATTCATTGCAGCGCTTCAATGAGAGGAATTCTATGACACCCATGATGCGGCAAATGCAAGTAGACAAG CAACGTTACCGACGAGACAGACTTCCTTCTCATGATCGTGACCGTGATCTTAGTGTTGAACACCCTGAAAtggatgatgacaaaacaatgATAAACTTGCACAAGGAGCAAAGGAAACGTGATAGAAGAATTCGTGATCAGGATGAGAGAGATCCCGATCTTGATAACAGCAGGGATTTGACCTCGCAACGGTTTCTTGACAAAAAGAAAACTGTCAAGAAGGCTGAAGGTTATGGGTTGGCCACTGACTTTACCTCATATGATGACAAAGATTCCTTAAGGG GCATGTACGGTGAAGCATTCAGTTTCTGCGAGAAAGTCAAGGAGAAGTTGAGCAGTTCCGATGACTACCAAACATTCTTGAAGTGCCTTAATATTTTCAACAACGGAATAATAAAAAAGAATGATTTGCAAAATTTG GTAACTGATTTACTTGGAAAGCACTCTGATCTTATGGATGAGTTTAAAGATTTCTTAGAGCGCTGTGAAAATATCG AAGGCTTCCTTGCTGGTGTCATGAGTAAAA AGTCACTGTCCACTGATGCTCATTTATCAAGATCATCAAAGTTGGAGGACAAAGACAAAGATCAGAAGCGAGAGATGGATGGAGCTAAAGAGAAGGATAGATACAAGGAGAAATACATGGGAAAATCCATCCAAGAACTTGACCTTAGTGACTGTAAACGGTGTACTCCCAGCTACCGGCTTCTCCCTTCAGAT TATCCAATTCCTACGGCTAGTCAGCGATCTGAGCTTGGTGCTCAAGTATTGAATGATCACTGGGTGTCTGTGACTTCAGGAAGTGAAGATTACTCTTTCAAACATATGCGCAAGAATCAATATGAAGAAAGCCTGTTTAGATGTGAAGATGACAG ATTTGAGCTGGACTTGTTATTGGAGTCTGTAAGTTCAGCTTCTAAACGTGCCGAGGAATTGTATAACAAcattaatgaaaataaaatcagTGTGGAGGCTCTGAGCCGTATTGAAGATCATTTCACTG TTTTGAACTTAAGGTGCATTGAGCGTCTATATGGTGACCATGGTCTTGACGTTATAGACATACTGCGTAAAAACCCAACTCATGCTCTGCCTGTAATATTGACTCGATTGAAGCAGAAACAGGAGGAGTGGAATAGGTGTCGTTCCGATTTTAATAAAGTTTGGGCTGAAATTTATGCTAAAAATCACTACAAATCACTTGATCACCGTAGCTTCTATTTCAAGCAACAAGACTCAAAGAACTTGAGCACAAAAT CTTTAGTGGCTGAGATTAAAGAAATCAAAGAGAAGCTGCAGAAAGAGGATCACATTATTCAGTCTATTGCTGCTGAAAATAGACAGCCTCTAATTCCACATCTGGAATTTGAATATTCGGATGGTGGGATTCATGAAGACCTGTATAAACTTGTTCAGTATTCATGTGAGGAGGTATTCTCAAGCAAAGAATTATTAAATAAGATTATGAGGCTTTGGAGTACCTTCTTGGAGCCGATGCTTGGTGTTACTTCCCAATCTCATGGGACAGAAAGGGTTGAGGACAGGAAAGCAGGGCATAGTAGTCGCAACTTTGCTGCATCAAATGTAGGAGGTGATGGAAGCCCACACAGAGACTCTATTTCAACAAATTCAAGGTTACCAAAATCTGACAAGAATGAAGTTGATGGTAGAGTCACTGAAGTGAAGAATATTCACCGGACTAGTGTAGCCGCCAATGATAAAGAAAATGGGTCTGTTGGTGGTGAACTTGTTTGTAGAGATGATCAATTAATGGATAAAGGGCTGAAAAAAGTAGAATGCAGTGATAAAGCCGGGTTTAGTAAACAATTTGCCTCTGATGAGCAAGGAGTTAAAAACAATCCATCTATTGCAATTCGAGGAGAAAACAGCTTGAACAGAACCAACTTAGATGTGTCTCCAG GCTGTGTATCTGCTCCATCTCGACCTACGGATGCTGATGACTCTGTAGCCAAGTCTCAGACTGTTAATTTACCATTGGTGGAg GGAGGTGACATTGCAGCTCCAGTACCAGTGGCCAATGGGGTATTAGTTGAGAACAGTAAAGTCAAAAGCCATGAAGAATCTTCTGGGCCTTGCAAAGTCGAAAAAGAAGAGGGTGAATTATCACCAAATGGTGACTCCGAGGAAGATTTTGTTGCCTATAGAGATTCGAATGCACAGTCAATGGCTAAGTCAAAGCACAATATTGAAAGAAGGAAATATGAGTCCAGAGATAGAGAGGAAGAATGTGGTCCAGAGACTGGAGGTGATAATGATGCAGATGCTGATGATGAGGACAGTGAAAATGTTTCTGAAGCTGGGGAAGATGTCTCAGGCAGTGAGTCCGCTGGCGATGAATGCTTCCAGGAAGACCATGAGGAGGATGATATAGaacatgatgatgttgatggTAAGGCTGAGAGTGAAGGTGAAGCTGAGGGGATGTGTGATGCCCAAGGTGGAGGGGATAGCTCatctttgcctttgtcagagaGGTTCCTTTCGTCTGTGAAGCCTCTCACAAAGCATGTATCGGCAGTTTCATTTGCTGAAGAAATGAAGGATTCAAGGGTGTTTTATGGGAATGACGATTTCTATGCGCTTTTTAGGCTTCATCAA ATTCTTTACGAGAGGATCTTATCAGCGAAAATAAATTCAATGAGTGCTGAAATGAAATGGAAGGCAAAAGATGCTAGTTCCCCTGATCCTTACTCAAG ATTTATGAATGCATTGTACAACTTGCTTGATGGATCTGTTGAGAATTCAAAGTTTGAAGATGAGTGCCGAGCAATTACTGGAAACCAGTCTTATGTCTTATTCACATTGGATAAATTGATATATAAATTAATCAGACAG CTTCAAACTGTTGCAACCGATGACGAAGACAGTAAGCTTCTCCAATTATATGAGTATGAAAAGTCTCGGAAACCTGGGAAATTAAATGATTCAGTATACCATGCAAATGCGCATGTCATCCTTCATGAGGAGAATATATATCGTTTTCAATGT TCATCTACCCCCCCACGACTATCCATCCAGCTCATGGACTATATGAATGAAAAGCCTGAGTTGTCTGCCGTTTCTATTGATCcgaatttttcattttatctGCACAATGATTTTCTGTCTGTCCTTCCTGGCAAAAAGGAACCCCACGGCATTTTACTGCAAAG AAACAAGGGCAAATATGGAAAATTAGATGATCTTTCTGCGATATGCGCTGCCATGGAAGGTGTTAAAGTAATTAATGGATTGGAATGTAAAATTGCTTGCAACTCATCCAAG ATTTCTTATGTTCTTGACACACAAGATTTTTTCTTCCGTCCGAGGACGAAAAGACGAACTCCATCAGCAACCACAACTTCCCGGTCTCGCAAGGACAGAGAAGAAAGATACCGCAGATTGTTGGTTTCCTCATCATAA
- the LOC130739297 gene encoding uncharacterized protein LOC130739297 isoform X1 — protein sequence MASGFISDPPLSKKKRTNGSAKLKQIKLDVRREQWLSRVKKGCNVDSNGRMDNCPSSKHTASEENRSSCKEMTRKGEDIEGTCIQDSDSRSTINSPDRSTYSHDESSGKDFSGSSSNSISTSCSGNDSEEEDDDGCLDDWEAVADALYANDKSHSVVSESPAEHEAECRYTVLEDDKNPRVDFSKADFKSEVPESKPNRRAWKPDDTLRPRCLPNLSKQRNSPLNSNWRGSRKTVPWAWQTIISQPSQCPICYEDLDVTDSSFLPCSCGFHLCLFCHKKILEADARCPSCRKLYDHVDGNVGLNIGAKAFRITQSCRTGTGW from the exons ATGGCTTCTGGTTTCATCTCTGATCCTCCACTCTCCAAGAAGAAGAGG ACAAATGGCTCGGCGAAACTGAAGCAAATCAAGCTTGATGTTAGGCGTGAACAATGGCTCTCTCGAG TCAAAAAAGGATGCAATGTTGACTCAAATGGAAGGATGGATAATTGTCCATCATCTAAGCACACTGCCAGTGAGGAGAATCGATCATCGTGCAAGGAAATGACGAGGAAAGGAGAGGATATTGAAGGTACTTGCATCCAGGACAGCGATTCGAGATCCACGATAAACAGCCCTGATCGAAGTACTTACAGTCATGATGAGTCGTCAGGGAAGGATTTCTCTGGGAGCAGCAGCAACAGCATTAGTACTTCTTGCTCTGGGAATGACAGtgaggaggaagatgatgatggatgCCTTGATGACTGGGAGGCGGTCGCTGATGCTTTATACGCAAATGATAAGTCGCATTCTGTGGTTTCAGAGTCTCCTGCAGAACACGAGGCGGAGTGCCGCTATACTGTTCTGGAGGATGATAAGAATCCTAGAGTGGATTTCTCAAAAGCAGATTTCAAGTCAGAAGTTCCTGAGTCAAAACCGAATCGTCGAGCATGGAAGCCTGATGATACTCTTCGTCCTAGGTGTTTGCCCAACCTCTCAAAGCAACGTAATTCTCCATTAAACTCAAACTGGCGCGGTAGCCGCAAAACTGTACCTTGGGCATGGCAAACAATCATATCCCAACCTTCTCAATGTCCTATCTGTTATGAGGATTTAGACGTGACGGACTCCAGCTTTCTTCCTTGCTCATGTGGATTTCATTTGTGCCTTTTTTGTCACAAAAAGATCCTCGAGGCAGATGCGCGATGTCCGAGCTGCAGAAAACTATATGATCATGTAGATGGGAACGTTGGACTCAATATAGGAGCCAAAGCTTTCCGTATCACGCAATCATGCCGAACGGGTACGGGGTGGTAG